From one Babylonia areolata isolate BAREFJ2019XMU chromosome 35, ASM4173473v1, whole genome shotgun sequence genomic stretch:
- the LOC143277784 gene encoding neuromedin-U receptor 2-like, translating into MDIGDAHNDSITGEYSTRPSEEIPLDSIPLYHIANYLFSTCCPIIILLGVFGNVMTIVIMHRMTSGETSINYYFTGMAVMDLILLIFSCVTEWVFFTFHYRLQDSSSLACKLVTWLYTGSGTVSCWYLVCLTLHRAMSVVWPHRVNVLCSRRAVLGLITGIGLFFAALYAHYLFGMDLVSSDGDASYRCLMKPGVYSNFVFGVFTYIELTIYSLLPFLCLVLGNSVLVWNLILSVKDIREKLNQGNTEQILARQRTANSVTVTVIVVSIAFIFLTLPVSINYILSYFAREYKEVSGFEYAKAHLIYTICYLLSYTNGAVNFYLYCLTGRRFREEFFRVIRCGRVTQ; encoded by the coding sequence ATGGATATAGGTGATGCCCACAATGACTCCATCACAGGAGAGTATAGTACCAGACCCTCAGAAGAGATACCATTGGACTCCATTCCACTTTACCACATCGCCAATTACCTGTTCTCCACCTGTTGCCCCATCATCATTCTCCTGGGAGTCTTCGGAAACGTCATGACCATCGTCATCATGCACAGAATGACGTCAGGTGAGACCTCCATCAATTATTACTTCACTGGTATGGCTGTCATGGATTTGATTTTGCTCATTTTCTCGTGCGTAACAGAATGGGTCTTCTTCACTTTCCACTATCGCCTGCAGGATTCCAGCAGTCTTGCCTGCAAACTTGTCACGTGGTTGTACACAGGGTCTGGGACTGTGAGTTGTTGGTATCTGGTGTGTTTAACCCTTCACAGGGCGATGTCTGTAGTGTGGCCGCACCGTGTCAACGTGCTCTGCTCGCGTCGTGCAGTCCTGGGTCTTATTACCGGAATCGGTCTGTTCTTTGCTGCTCTTTATGCACACTACCTCTTCGGCATGGACCTGGTTTCTTCAGACGGGGATGCCAGTTATCGATGCTTGATGAAGCCAGGAGTCTATTCCAACTTCGTCTTTGGTGTCTTCACGTACATCGAACTTACGATTTATTCTCTGCTCCCGTTCCTTTGTCTTGTGCTCGGAAACAGTGTGCTGGTCTGGAATTTGATTCTTTCGGTCAAAGACATTCGTGAAAAGTTAAATCAAGGGAACACTGAACAGATTTTGGCGCGTCAAAGAACGGCCAATTCCGTGACCGTGACTGTTATTGTAGTGTCCATCGCCTTCATCTTTTTGACCCTGCCAGTGTCTATCAACTACATCCTGTCTTATTTCGCTCGTGAGTACAAGGAGGTTTCTGGTTTCGAGTACGCCAAGGCTCACCTTATCTACACCATCTGTTACCTGCTGTCCTATACTAACGGCGCCGTCAATTTTTACCTGTACTGTCTGACCGGGAGGAGGTTCAGGGAGGAGTTCTTCAGGGTCATCCGCTGTGGGAGGGTCACACAGTGA